The genomic region ATTGCCGCCAGCTTTCAAGCAACTCTGGCTAAAGCTTTGACTAAAAGAGCGATCGCCTGTGCCTGTGACCATGGTATAAAAACAATTGCCATAGGTGGTGGTGTAGCAGCTAACAGCGGACTTAGACAACACTTACAAGCAGCTGCCAGAGAGCATAATCTGCGGGTTCTTTTCCCCCCCTTAAAATTTTGTACTGATAATGCTGCTATGATTGGTTGTGCTGCATCTGACCATCTGTCACGTGGTCACCAGTCTAATTGGACTTTAGGGGTTCACTCCCGACTACCTGTGACTCAGGTAATGGATTTATATAAAGTTTAACCAGTAATAATTGAAATAATATGTTTACTAACTCCATCCGGTTGCTCTAGCATGGCCAGATGGCCACAATTGGGAATTTCAATCACATTATCGCCAACATATTGAAAGAGCCAATGAAAGCTGGCCAAATGACGTACATACTTAGGTTCTATCACTTTATCATCAGCACCTGTTAAAAAGTAAACTGGCTGTTTTATCTGTGAAACTAACTGAGGCAAACTATTCACTTCCTCTTCAGTTGTGGAACTCATAAGTGTTCCTATAGCTGATTGAGGATCAGCGATGATAAAATCCATAATTCTTTGACGGGCCCAGTGCCGATCCAAAGGACGTGCCACATTAGTTCTAGTAAAAAACAAATCAATTAAGGGGAGTTGGTAAAGCCAACGAGGTCGGATTTGTAGAAACTTTTGACCCGTGGCACGGAACCGCTCAAAGGCCTCTTTCAAGTAAATTCCACCACCAGCATTAATACAAATTACACCTTGAACTAAGTTTGGCAATTGGAGTGCGGTTCTTAAAGCAATTGTACCTCCCCAGGAATGACCAATTAGCCAGACTCTAGAAATACTCAGTAATTCCAGGAGAGCAATTAAGTCCTGAGAATAGGCCCCAGTGGAATAGGGAGAATGGTCATGGGAGTTATGGGGTTGACCACAGGATTGGCATTGAGATTCCCCAAAACCCCGCAAATCGTACGACAGGCACTGAAAATCAAGGGAAAGACGAGAAATTAGCGGTTGCCAATAGCTACGACTATTTAGCCAACCGTGGATAAACACCAGAGTGTCAGGGTGGGAGGTAGGGACTGTTAATTCGTAGGCGTGTGGAACGCCAAGTATTTCTATTTTTGCCATACCTGGGGTTTCATAGAGGAAGTTAAATCAATTACACAATTACAGTCAACTGTCCTAGACTATTTTAACCTGTTCTAGAACCCAACTATAAAATCTGGAACTGGAAGGAACAGGAAGTGCTAAAGTTAAAAGTGTGTGGAAAATCTGATCCAGAATCACGATTACCCTTTCTAACCTCCTTATTATTCAACTTACCCCCTGTGGTTCTTGAACAGAGATTAAATGGTGCAAGCGTTTTTCTAGGTTAGTACGCACTGTCAAATATAAACAACTTATTCGTGTTACCCGAACCGCATTGGCATGGGTTTTTGGAAAACTTGGTTTACTAATTCCAACTCTGTAGCGACAACTAAAACCGGCACATTTGATGAGTATGCACGGGGAGATAAGCGTAATTCTAGCGTCAGTGGCGATAGTATTGTTTTCAGCACTGAACGAGATATTGATCTATACGAACTGGAAGAACTCTGTGATGCGGTTGGTTGGTCGCGTCGTCCCCTAAGAAAAGTGAAAAGAGCCATTGACCATAGTTTCCTCGTGGCCTCCATGTGGCAAATACGAGGGAGCAAAAAGCGGTTAATTGGTTTTGCTCGTGCTACGTCAGATCATGCTTTTAATGCCACTATTTGGGATGTGGTAGTTCATCCAGACTTCCAAAATCAAGGTTTGGGTAAGGCATTGATGAAATTTGTTCTCAAAAAACTCAGAAACGAGGAAATCAGTAATGTGACCCTTTTTGCTGATGCCCATGTGGTGGACTTCTACCGCACTATGGGGTTTATCCCAGACCCGGAGGGGATTAAGGGGATGTTCTGGTATCCTGAATGAGCCTAGGAAAGGGAAATGGAGGGCATGTAAAAGGTCGGGATGACAGGATTTGAACCTGCGGCATCCTGCTCCCAAAGCAGGCGCGCTACCAAGCTGCGCTACATCCCGATAAGTGGACTTTTATGTGGAGCGGAAGTTTTACGCACCATATAAAAACTAACTTATTTTTTTTGTTTTGTCAACAGCAACTGTACTTTTTTTGAAAGTTACTGGAAGTTGGGCATGGTGACCTCCACAATTTGTTAAACTTTCAATGGCATCGTTCCCAGATGTTTCAAACAAGATACGCTAATTCAAAACAAGGAGAATCACAGCAAATGGGCGGGGAAATTTTAAATGCAGGTATTTTGTCCTTCGGACTGATTTTCGCTGGTTGGGCTATAGGCGCCCTACTGCTGAAAATTCAGGGAGCAGGAGAATAGATTCAAAAAAATGGGTAACTCCTCACCTTAAGGTGGGGGATCCCCAACCACAAAAATGTGAAAAATGTAAAGTTTTATTTCCATACCTGAACTCTGTTAAAATTTTTATCACAAAACATAAAAATTTATAACGACCATAATGACATTACTAGTTGTTGGTGCTACTGGCACTCTTGGCAGACAAGTTGTTCGTCGTGCTGTAGATGAGGGTTACAAAGTCCGCTGTTTAGTAAGAAGTCTGAAAAAAGCAGCATTTCTGAAAGAGTGGGGCGCCGAACTGGTGAAAGGAGACCTGTGTTATCCAGAAACCTTATTGGGTGCTTTAGATGGTGTAACGCAGGTAATAGACGCTTCCACTTCTCGTGCTACAGATTCATTAACTATTAAACAAGTGGACTGGGAAGGTAAAGTAGCATTAGTTCAAGCTGCTAAGTCTGCTGGTATAGAGCGGTTTATTTTCTTCTCAATTTTGGATGCTGACAAATATCCTAAGGTTCCCCTAATGGAAATTAAGCGTTGTACAGAATTGTTCATAGTTGAGTCTGGTTTAAACTATACAATTTTAAGACTAGCTGGTTTTATGCAAGGGCTGATTGGTCAATATGGCATTCCTATTTTGGAAAATCAGCCAGTATGGGTCACTGGTGAGTCTTCACCAGTAGCTTATATGGATACTCAAGATATTGCTAAGTTTGCAATTCGCGCCCTGACTGTACCAGAAACTGAAAAACAAACCTTTCCTCTGGTGGGGACTCGTGCTTGGAGTGCAGAAGAAATAATTGATATTTGTGAGCGCCTGTCAGGAAAAGATGCCAAAATCACACGAATGCCCTTAGGTCTACTACGGGGCGTTCAGGGCCTGCTAAGATTTTTTCAGTGGGGGTGGAATGTGGCTGATAGACTGGCTTTTTCGGAAGTTCTAGCTAGTGGTAAACCTCTAAATGCTTCTATGGACGAAGTATACACAGTATTTGGACTAGATAAACAACAAACTACTACTGTAGAAATTTACTTACAAGAGTATTTTAGCAGGATTATGAAAAAGCTAAAAGAGTTAGACTACCAAAAAGCAAAAGAGAAGAAAAAAGACAAAAAAACCCCTTTCAAGCAGTCTACAAAAGTTAATAGTCAATAAAATTCCCAACCGGTGACTATATTATTCCAAAATGTGTCAGGATAACTAAATATCAAGCAGCGCCCAAACCTGGATGTTTTAATGTGCCAAAAGCAGGCATTATCTACAACGACGTAAAACCGATAGCGGGTCGAGTCGCTATCGAACTCCAAGACCAGCTGACCGCAGCTGGTTGGGATGTATGTATGACAGCAAGTATTGGTGGTATATTGGGCTACTCCAACCCCGATAGTCCCGTATGCCACACTCCCATATCAGGTCTTACACCTCCCGGATTTGACTCAGATATGAGGTTTGCAGTGGTATTAGGTGGAGATGGGACAGTTTTAGCAGCTTCCCGTCAAGTTGCTCCCTCTGGTGTACCATTGTTAACTGTCAATACAGGTCACATGGGGTTTTTGACGGAGACCTATCTGAATCAGCTGCCCACAGCTATGGAGCAGGTGATGGAGGGTCACTATGAAATCGAAGACCGGGCCATGCTGAATGTTCAAGTCTGGAGGGGGGACTCAGTTTTGTGGGAAGCGCTTTGTTTAAATGAAATGGTATTGCATCGAGAACCACTAACCTCGATGTGCCATTTTGAAATTGAAATAGGTCGTCATGCAGCTGTGGATATTGCCGCAGATGGTGTGATTGTTTCTACTCCCACAGGTTCAACAGCCTACTCCTTAAGTGCTGGCGGCCCGGTGATTGCCCCGGGTGTGCCCGTAATGCAGTTGGTTCCCATTTGTCCCCATTCTCTGGCTTCGAGAGCGTTAGTGTTTCCCGATCATGAACCAGTAAATATTTACCCGGTTAACATCCCTCGATTGGTAATGGTCGTTGATGGTAATGGTGGGTGTTTTGTTTTGTCCGAGGATCGGGTATATTTACGCCGCTCGGAATACAAGGCTAGGTTTATACGCTTACAACCACCGGAGTTTTTCCGAATTTTACGGGAGAAATTGGGTTGGGGACTACCCCATATTGCTAAACCCAGTTCGGTGGAGTTGCCATAACTTTTGATCATTATCCAGCAGTAAACCCTATCGGAAAAATCAATATGATGCCTTCTCATGGCTCCCGTGTTCTGGTGATTGAACCTGATGAAACTCTAGCTAGTCAATTGGGCTTTGATCTTCATCTTCAAGAGGCTGGATATGAGGCTATTATAGCTACTGATGCTAATAGCGGTTTGCATAAATGTCGAGATTTACAACCGGCTTTAATAGTTGTTGATAGAATGTTGCCAGGAGAGTCTGGATTATCTTTTTGTAAAAACCTCCGAGCCACTGGCAATACTAAGCCGGTTCTGATATTAATGGCCAGAGACGCCATGGATGACCGTGTGGCTTGCCTAGAGGCGGGTGCAGATGATTATATTCTTAAGCCTTACCGTTCCGAGGAATTTTCCAAGCTCATTCGTTTATATCTCAAACCAGATGTTGACAGTAGTGAACAGTTACGCTTTGGAGATTTAGTCCTAGATATTGGTACTCGTCGCGCTATCCATAACAATAAAGCCATTGATTTAACAATGAAGGAATTTGAACTATTAAAGTTCTTTATGGAACATCCCCGGGAAGTTTTAACCCGGG from Cylindrospermopsis curvispora GIHE-G1 harbors:
- a CDS encoding alpha/beta fold hydrolase, encoding MAKIEILGVPHAYELTVPTSHPDTLVFIHGWLNSRSYWQPLISRLSLDFQCLSYDLRGFGESQCQSCGQPHNSHDHSPYSTGAYSQDLIALLELLSISRVWLIGHSWGGTIALRTALQLPNLVQGVICINAGGGIYLKEAFERFRATGQKFLQIRPRWLYQLPLIDLFFTRTNVARPLDRHWARQRIMDFIIADPQSAIGTLMSSTTEEEVNSLPQLVSQIKQPVYFLTGADDKVIEPKYVRHLASFHWLFQYVGDNVIEIPNCGHLAMLEQPDGVSKHIISIITG
- a CDS encoding GNAT family N-acetyltransferase; translation: MGFWKTWFTNSNSVATTKTGTFDEYARGDKRNSSVSGDSIVFSTERDIDLYELEELCDAVGWSRRPLRKVKRAIDHSFLVASMWQIRGSKKRLIGFARATSDHAFNATIWDVVVHPDFQNQGLGKALMKFVLKKLRNEEISNVTLFADAHVVDFYRTMGFIPDPEGIKGMFWYPE
- the petM gene encoding cytochrome b6-f complex subunit PetM produces the protein MGGEILNAGILSFGLIFAGWAIGALLLKIQGAGE
- a CDS encoding SDR family oxidoreductase, with the protein product MTLLVVGATGTLGRQVVRRAVDEGYKVRCLVRSLKKAAFLKEWGAELVKGDLCYPETLLGALDGVTQVIDASTSRATDSLTIKQVDWEGKVALVQAAKSAGIERFIFFSILDADKYPKVPLMEIKRCTELFIVESGLNYTILRLAGFMQGLIGQYGIPILENQPVWVTGESSPVAYMDTQDIAKFAIRALTVPETEKQTFPLVGTRAWSAEEIIDICERLSGKDAKITRMPLGLLRGVQGLLRFFQWGWNVADRLAFSEVLASGKPLNASMDEVYTVFGLDKQQTTTVEIYLQEYFSRIMKKLKELDYQKAKEKKKDKKTPFKQSTKVNSQ
- a CDS encoding NAD(+) kinase — protein: MPKAGIIYNDVKPIAGRVAIELQDQLTAAGWDVCMTASIGGILGYSNPDSPVCHTPISGLTPPGFDSDMRFAVVLGGDGTVLAASRQVAPSGVPLLTVNTGHMGFLTETYLNQLPTAMEQVMEGHYEIEDRAMLNVQVWRGDSVLWEALCLNEMVLHREPLTSMCHFEIEIGRHAAVDIAADGVIVSTPTGSTAYSLSAGGPVIAPGVPVMQLVPICPHSLASRALVFPDHEPVNIYPVNIPRLVMVVDGNGGCFVLSEDRVYLRRSEYKARFIRLQPPEFFRILREKLGWGLPHIAKPSSVELP
- the nblR gene encoding response regulator transcription factor NblR, producing MMPSHGSRVLVIEPDETLASQLGFDLHLQEAGYEAIIATDANSGLHKCRDLQPALIVVDRMLPGESGLSFCKNLRATGNTKPVLILMARDAMDDRVACLEAGADDYILKPYRSEEFSKLIRLYLKPDVDSSEQLRFGDLVLDIGTRRAIHNNKAIDLTMKEFELLKFFMEHPREVLTREQILENVWGYDFVGESNVIEVYIRYLRLKIEENGQKRLIQTVRGVGYVLRES